AGGCTGCTTTAGGCCTTGAAGGTCGCAGTTTCAAGCTCTGTTGAGTCGGCAAGAAAAGCGCCATCCGTGGATTTTCTTTGGTCGCGATGTAACTGTTTGCAGGCGCAACTGCACACGATTCTCTTTCCGTATCGAACTGCGGGAAGAGCTCCTTTGCAACCCGGTGCACAAGAAGGATAAACggcgggagaagcaggaagacgaggaacatAGAGAGCTTCGAGGAGCAGCACGGCGTGGAAATGCCGTAGGGAAAAAGGCTGTAATTGCGGCAGAAAAGCGACACCCTTCCGCGACTCACTCGCCGCGCacaaagagggagacggaaaaaacttctctgtctcttgtggtCATGGCTACTTCAGTGACCGCTGAGGGAACAGGAATCAAGCGTGAAACAggtctctcgctttcctgcTTCGCATGCTCTTTGAAATTCTCGAAAGCGCCCACAAATGCAGACACACATGAAAGAGTAATGTGCGTATGTACGCACGTGGAGAGTGAGAATCTCGAAGAGACATTCGGAAAAAAACATTCGTCGACAGCAGATTTCCCGGAGTCGTTGCCgtggcgaaagagagaaggaagaagcccGGAAATTCAGAGAGTGGAACGAGTTTGCACGGTGTTTATGCTGGACACTGGACACGTCTGAATTTAACTTGTGATCGACGATGGGAGCAAAGCATGGAACCTTTCGCAGAAAGCTCGAGGCTTCGCTGCTGTCTTGGTTTAATCGAATAGACGGAACGAGACGCTGTGAATCCGTCGCGTGGTCACTGTCTCTCGTATCTCTCAGTCGTAAGACCTCAGCGGAAATGAACACTCTGTTCTACAAGATCAGAATACACAAGGAAAATTCCGTGTGTGCATGTAGATATCTTCACGTGTACTCCACTCAAAAGATACACACACCCATCAAAatacgcatacatatacataggcatatatacatatttacatCCTTAATTATGCGCAGGTGTATACATGTGCTCCTGAGATCAGTGCACGGATGAAAAAGAGAAGTGATTCCAGCTGAAGGCGACGCTCCTCATCTACGTAGAAAGCAAAGTTCGCTGTGCAGTTTTCATACATTCACATGTTCATCCAGGCGTAGATTTTGATGAGTTGCCATGGTTTCAAATTCTAAATTTGTCAATCTGCGTTCAAATGAATTTTGATTGGCCTCTTAAAAGTACCATGGAGACGAACAGTTGCTGTCTTTCATGCACTGCGGTCGTTCGTCCGCGGTTCGTCGGCCGAAATCACAGAACTGTGTGTCGCCCAAGCGGCCGTAGTGTTTATTTCTTTTCGCAACTGAGGTCTCCACGAAGTGACTCTCTTTTTCGAACGTGTACTTCAACTCAGAAGCGACCGCGGCTTCCTGTGCGCACCAAGTCACACAGTCGCGAGACATCGTCTTGCTCACAAACTAGCGACCGTGACCTTGTGAGAACACCCCGCAGTCGAGAAAGGCCTGCGGGGCGAGGTCCGGACAACGGCAGCGTGAGTAGCGTCGAGCATTGGAACGTTCGAGTGCTGGATTATGGAGGAGAAAGGTGTCAgtgtcttcctgttctccgATGTTACTgttccctcgttttctctgggaGACAAATCCGTTGTTCGCAACCATCAAGTCCTCCCTACGCACATGTTTCGCCTACTTGCGAGGCGTTTCGGCGCAGCAGCGTGTTACTTCCTTGACAAGTTATCTGAGTTCGTTTAACAGATCCGAGAACGCGACAGACACTCACACGGAAAGGATCCGCGAAGCTCACTGTTTTTCTCACCTCGCCGTGGTcaaaagaaacacagcgTAGACGCACACGAATGGCGATGGCGACAACAAATGGGGCAGTTCGCCCGAAAGTCGTCTGTATAAAGAACGAATCAGTGACACGTCCCGCGTATCTTCCAAAGGCCCAGATGACGTCGTACCAGCTTGGACACAAATGATGGATTCAAGGAGACGCTGGATGCCCCTGCACTCGATGCAGTTCAGCATGACGGGAGATCTCCGCGAAGAAATGGCGACGCAGACCTATCCAACATCGTCAGCAAAGTGATACAGtctatgcatatacgtacatatatatatatatatatatatatacatgtatttatacatgtgtatatatatacatgtgtatatgtatatattttatgatgtacacgcatgcatgggCAGACTTCGTTGATGTTTGAAGGGGGGGGGCAAGAACAAAGTCAGTCTGtagagaggaggcagaggaagtgATGAGTGTCGCCAGCTGCGTTCGTCGATCGTAATGACAGAGACAACTACACAGCTGTTTCCCCTCACCTCCTCGGAAAATCGTATAAAACAACCGTCGTTTGTgtgccttctttcttgcaGAAAACCTCGCAGTCAGTCTCGAATTTGCCGCCATTCTGTAGTGAAACTCTCAGATGACCGCTTATTTCACAGCTATCCTGTCAACCACTCTCAGCAGGTAtttcctgtcttttcctcgaagccctctgtctcccgtcGAAGCTCCCTTTCGCCTCATCCTGTTCGCGCGATTGATTCGCCTTGATGACTCTTTTGAAATGCACAAATGTCAATCTTCTTCAACGTTTTCCGGAGATATCCGTCGCGGCAGAAAGCCAGATAGTGCGCTGCCGCCGATACACTCCACGgcgtcgtcgtcgctctgcaacgcgtcgtctctttctcccgtgttcttttcgtcttctcctttgtcaTGAGCGTCACTCTTTCTGcccttgtttctcttcatgCAGATCCGCTGGATGTTTTCACGCATGCGCGACGACAGGAAGCACGAAGCTTGTATCCAGTTTCCCGTCCGCAGCAGAAATGCAGGTGTCACTTTGGTCTCCTTTGACGACTCTCTGAAGGCGCCCGTCAGCAAGTAAGCATCGGCTCCACACGCCTCTGAGTCCAGCCGCACAGTGTCGCTGTTCTGGGGTGCTCGCGCCTCGACTTCTGGGGCGCCCGCCGTCgcggaaaaacaaagacttctccccttctcccttctctcctctgcgcgACCGCCTCCAAAGgtgctttcctctctctccctctgtgcatgcgcttcccCGTCTACAGCACCGCCGCCTTCTGCGCGCGGCGAGGACGGCAGTCGGCTGCTCGCtgtcgggtgtacagacaccgggGAGGGCTTCTGCTCTCCAGGCGTCTGTCCAGCGGGGGGTTCTGTCAAGTCTggctcgccttcctcgagaCGCGGATCCGCATAGGCTGCGTGCCACAGCTCCTCCATCATTTCTGCGAGCAGTGTGGCTTTCGCGCTGTCGCTCGTTGCAGAGAAATCCGAGACGAGCAAGGCGAGGCGCTGCCGCTGCAGGCTCTGCATTGGAGAGACACGCGGGCGCAGCGGAGACCCCAAATCAGCAGACACAGAATGCGAAGACGCCGAACTCGAGCTCGGCCTCACGGTCCTTTTTCCTAAGGTGGGAAATGGACGAAACGATGACGTGTATGGACAGCTCATGAGCTTCCACTTGCCGGCCACGGCTGTAACGAGAGGTCTGCGAATTCCCCGCGCTCTTGAGTCTAGAGACTCTAAAGCCTTCCCCCGCAAACTCTCGTTCGACTCTCCTCTCGAGGATCCGGAAAAAGCGGGGCAGAGCGACACAGAAAGCTTCTCAACTTCcgcctccactctctcttcctcctcggcTTCGCCCTGTGCCCCACACCGAGTCCACAGCCTGTCGACGTCCATGCCTTGCGGAGCAAAGAGCTGTGTTTCTGGCAAAGGGCAAGGCtccgcagcagaagaagaaagagaagcagagagaggagaaggcgaagagcaaagaggagcaagaggagaagaaggcgagggggGAGAGCCGTGAtaacacagaagcgaagcagaagaccaATTAGACGTATCCAAGGAGGAAAGGCCTGAAATGTCCGGGGGGCATGACTGTGGACCTCCTGGAGGTGCGTCCTTCGTCGTTTTCGCCAAAGGCCTGTCAGCATCACCTCCGGCAAAGTTcacttgttttcttccgccttctctctcccgtgtTAGTCCCCACGcgttgcgtttcttctctctctcttccttcttctccccgcccTCCGTCCACTCTCGCttgtcctctttcctctctgctcggAAGAACCCCGCCGTCTTCTCAGCACTCGTCTGCCTCGACTGTCTGTTCCGCAAGGTACCTGCATCTCGCGACTCTGTCCTCGAAATGGAGGAATGGCGCTTGAAGATACTTGAGGAACGTCCTTGCTTCTGGTCTCTTTTTACGGCCGCGTGCGAAGCGCCGGGCCGCTGAGTGCAAAGTTTTGAGGCCCTTGGCTTTTTGCTGGGCTGAAAAAAGTCCGTGATGAGTCCACGGCGCTTCCGCTTCGACTGCTCTCGGTTGTACGTCCACAGCGAGGCCGCGAGTGCGCGCTGGAGTTCGTCGTCTGAGTTTCCCGCGGAAACGCTGTCTTCGCAGTTTTCGAAGAGACCAGAAAAGAACGTTGTCCGGTCTGAGTTGCGCCAGTGAGAAGACGGAACTTGCTCGCGAGATGCAGTGGAGAACTCGTCACTCGACAGCttggaagaaaacggaacaGAACTTCGGGGTGGGGCTATAACTTCTCCAACAATCAAACAATcgtcatcttctctctccgcatcCATggtgttctcttctttcttctccatgtCTTGTTCAagttctgtgtcttcttgcttctctcgctctcctttctcttctctgtttccttgcttctgtgtctcgactCCGACTGCCTTCCCTCCCCTCTGTGcgactcgcgtctcttcccgTGTACCGTCTCTGTCGGCGACGGCCTCGGCTGATgttgtttctcgcgtcttctttgcATTCTCGCCGGTTCCGAGGCTGCGCTCGACAGAACAAGGGGATGCTGTCGAGTCcattcttcctcctcgctggTCGTGTGTCGCCACAGACTCCGCAGAGTTCGCGGAAGCTGAGAGACGACACAGCGGGAAGTCAGGACAGAGGAGAGTCGCTGCAGACGCCgcagcagcgcatgcagacgtaTCTGCCGCTTCGACGCGAAAAACAAGTGCGGGCGGCCAGACGGcgaggtggagacgaaggtACACGCGCTGAAGAGGCGCGCAGTGCATGCGGGGGTCGGAGGCCTTTTCATCCTCGCGGCgatgttctctttcttcatccAGCCAGTCTAGGCactcctcgctctcgtctggagcagcggctgcgcggttgagcgagacagagagagaagcagaaagggaagaaaaaaacgctaAAAGCAAAGCGCTCCTTGtgcaggcagagaggaagcgaggcggTGCACCGACCGACCCGATattcgagaaaaagagtgTCTCCTGAAGGTCCTGGACAAGCAaaacaaaaacagagaaTTCCACggagagtgcatgcagagaaaaaacaacctTGAGGTTttccgagaaaaaaacagaacggTGAGCGAAGCGAAAATCAGTATCCGAGCTCCGGGGCCAGTACcacattttcttctctgcatcccTTTCAAAAATtatcctctcttctctctcttctcccccccccccccccccgtctttcttctctctgccacCCATTCTGTCACTCATCTTTCTGTTACTCGCCTTTCTGTTACTCGCCTTTCTGTTACTCGCCTTTCTGTTACTCgcctttctgttcttcacTTCTTTGTTCTTCACCTCTCTGTTATTCTCTTCCCTGTCACGCGTCCCTCTGTcacttgtctctttctcactCTCCTCTTCGATTACACCCGCCTGTTTCTGGcggttcctcttttttcgaaAGTGGACCTTTTCGGAGATTTTCGATTTGCtattttctctctgtggcgcTCCTCTGTCCTCACCTCCGTCTGCTCTTGCAGGAACGCGTTAAGAAGTTCGGCCTTcacctcgtcttcgtcgggTGATGGCTTCCACCGTTCCTCGAGGCACAGCAGATcgcattcttcttcttctttcgcccTCGTCGTGagagtcgttttctctccttcgttttctgagCTCACGTTCGTCTCCTCATCGACCTCCCTCCCTGCCTCATCTCCATTTCCACTCTTCTGAGTagtctcctcttccggcTCTGTCGTTTGTCTTGTGTCCGTCAAAGTCTCCCTCTCAGTCTCGGTTTCGCTCTTCCAtccttgtctgtctccttctaAAGCACCGACACCtcttcgcgtccttctccacCCTATCGCATGTCTCCCTggtcgcctctcctcgcctttcgtttcttccttctgttctcccAGGTCTCCCCTTGCGCatctttctgcagcttctccagcgtctcgCGCATCTCTTCCTGAACGCAATCGATGTGTcgcttgtgtctcttctcctccccctcgagtctccgtctcctcctggCGCAGCAGTTCCCAGGGCAACCTTGTTCGCCTCGGCCCAGGCGCTGGTCGGGAGCTTCTCGCGAaatctctcgcctctccttccccagCGACTTCGACAGAAGAGGTGGTAAACGCCCGAGTTTCAAGTGGATTCGCTCTTCGCGCTTGAAGCGTTGCTCGAGTTTCTTCGAATTGAGTACAGGCTGTGTCTACGGCTTTGTCTCCGCAGCAGACCGAAGAGGCCGCTCCCTGCCgccctttttctttctctttctgccgcACGAAAGTCTCTTCGTGTGGGCAGGAAAGCGTGGAAGCGTCTcctggagagggagagaaaaaagcgccttcctttctgcgcggacgtctctccgcttcttcgagaAGCTCAACCCCCACCCCGCTGTTCGCCTCGACGCaggcctctgcctcctgggaagacgcgagcgacgGAGAACAAGCGGAACAATCGCGCCGCCTCAGCCAGCGACGGTAGccgctctcctcgctgcaTACGGCACACCTCGGCAAACCTGGACGAGGAAAAGTGCCAGAGCTCATacaagagaaaggaagaggggtagaagaagaaagaggactTGAAGAGGACGAACGGTGAGAAGACGACtgtgaaaaagaagacgaagaagaagacgcagaggaagacggtgaagaagaagatgcagaagaaggtgaagaagaaaaccgtggagaagcagaagacgaagaacaagaaggtgaagaagacgcagaagaaagtgaagaagaacgacgagaaCAAGGCGTGGACTTGGGCAACGAACACGACGCGTCAGTTTGTGTGTTCCCGAGTTCGTTGTTCTCggctttctgtgttttccctCCGCGGCGTTCGGCAAGTTTCGTCCGCCTGtagcagcgaaggagaagtcggCGGTGGTGGGCGTTGACGACGGGAGGTTCCTCTCGCGCTAAGCAgagcaggaggcgagagagttGCGAATCGCTGTTTCGGAGATAGGCTGGCGCCGCCAGCGGGTACGCTTTGACGGCAGAGTCTCTGAGGCGGAGCAGAGCGTGGAGCAGGAGGCGAGTCTCTGTGCGGTGAgtcagcagagagaggaagaggggcgAAGCAGCGACGAACTTTCGCATGAACTCCGGCGCATCTTCCCACAACGGCGTGAGGCCGAGTTGAAGGCGTTCCTGAGTCTTCTGCGTccgagacgcgcgcgcgatGTCGAGCTCTTCCCGCGCCTCGACCGAGCCCAAATCGAGGAGCAGCTTGCTCAGATCGTTCGCCTCCAGCTCCTCGGCCTTCTCCACGCACGCATGCAAAATCGGAGACAAATGCGCTTCCCGCACTGCGGAGAGAGCCCGTTCAAAGGGGTACCCGAGACGCACGAGCTGTGCAATGATCTGCTGATTCGCGGCAGACAAGCCAGAGAGGTCGACGGGCGGGGCAGCAACcacagcgagaggagagaagggagaagaacgcgaatcCGGATGtgcagcagacagagaaggagacgtcAACGCGCAGTCCGGAGACGAAGTGGAGGCCGAGAATGTCTCGTTGTTCTCAGTTGAGGCCCCGGAAGGCAAACCAGACGCTGCaggcctctctttcttgatgAACTGCGCAacgacttcttcttcggtgAGCTCTTCAACGACCAACACACCGAGTTCGTCGAGACGCGAAtgcagccgctgctgcaCCGCTTCAGCTCTCGCAGGGTCGACCGGAACAAAGACTGGATGCGAGGAAAAGCGCGAGGCGTCCTGCTgacctgtctccgtctcctcgccagcttctctctccgacgaGACAGGGGCGGGGAAACAGAACGGACACCGATAGGTCTGTCGCTCTTGCTCCTCCAGCCCGCAGAGCAGATGTCTTCTGAGCCATGCCAGCTgagcttcttccttcgccgtctGAGGATCTTCTGCTCCCTGCATGTGCTGAGGAAGCGCGTCGGACGCAGCGAAAACAGAGGGCCTACTGGGTCCCAGGCCGTGTTGAGTTAGAAGCTTCTCTCGGAGCTTCACACGAGGTCCGAGGCGATACGTACCTCTCCCTAAACACAGTGGGCAGCCTGGGCAGGCCATGgctttttctggagaaaTAAGACGCAAGGAGAAACTCTTGATTAGATCGTAGATCTAGGAACATGCGGCACACCACATTTGGCAGGGCATTGGTATCACGACAGTACACGCAGTCAGCAAGTCACGGAGAGATACTCGCGAGCCCCGATACTGTATCACCTTGGGCGCATCCACATCCAACACTATTTTAGGTAGGCCGATTACGTTCTGAACCTAcagggaaaacagaaaactcCCGGCATCGGCGCGTCTGGAGTCGCTAAACAGACTTCTCCGAATGTGAGAGAACGTGCACATGAGCCAGCTGGGTAAAGGTCTGGAGCAGACACCCGGGAATGAAGCGAAAATCGCTTGAGAGAGATCCCGAAAACCCCCCGAAAGAAGCCAGCTACTACCGGAATCAGCAGAGCGGTCGTGACTTGCGCCGATTCGGGGAACAAACGGCAAGTGCTAATGTGACATAAATACGCCACAAAAATAGATAGAAGactcgcatgcagctgtATATATTGATATGCATATGCCGACAGGAAGATACGGGTCGTGACTGCAACTGATGTGCGGGCACAGATGCGCCAGAACGGCAGGCAGAACTGCCTCGCTGGAGCTCCTCGTGTTCGTTATTTGTCTCAAGACAGTTCGCGTAATAgaacggaagaaaaggaagagttGAAACCAGTTTATCGTGAGATTCTTGGAGGACGggaagaaacgggagaacGCCGCCTGGTTTCCAACGTCCAGCGATGCTCGCAGCTGACACGCTACCGCCGACCTGGGGAAAAATGCTGGAAAATGACATGTCATTCGACTTTCTGCTGCAATTTCTAGAAGAATTGCACGGCGTTGCTTCCCGGGGGAAATGTTGTATTCGCACGCGTGTGATTTCTGTCCAGTTTTCGATAAAAATGTCGGCAGATGCACGACGATCGTCGTGTCTCCTTGGATCTTACGCGTTCACGCGTGCATGCTCGAGATTGTTTACGTGAAACGGTGTCTCGTCGAGTCGCTCAAGAAAGTGAATTTGTCTGGTATCCATTTCCGTCAGTCTCAGGGTCATCAGCTGTCGCAGAACGCTCGACTTGACGAAAACACTATTCTCAGCTGATTCTCGGTGCGCTCTATGAACGTCATTTGTGTTGTGGAGCTTACAGGGTCCTACAGCATCTCACACCCTGTTTCTGCAATGCAGCTGCCCAGCAACAAATTTTCTTCCTCATATaccacagaaaacgaaattTTCTCATCTTCCTGGTTTGACTTCTGGAGTGCTTCAAGGAGATGCGCAATATCTAGAGTTGGAGACTGCGTTTCGGCACCATGCACACACTCTGATCCTCAGTAAGGGCAGGAAACCAGTTGTAAATCGACATAGCAGAAAACATATGGGTAAACACAAGCGGTTGCATGACTTCAGGTAGTTGTTATTCTCACGTTGAGTTTCGGCTGTGCCTCTTCTAAGGGAATCACTGGGGGGCTCTTGTACTCCACAGCCACCGTTCTTCTTGTGGCTGCCTTGTACTATTTACCATCGATGGAGGAGGAACAGCACCACTTCTTTTTTCTATGCCCCCTTATGACAGCTCATTCAGTGCCTTGTCTGCTGGCGAAAACCGTTCTGAACGACCTGTCGTCTGCATTTCTTGATAGCTGAACCGAAGCCGAGTCGAATATCGGTGCTGTCCGCTTCGGGGGCGACGCCTCGATAGTGTACACCTTTGTGTTCAAGAGTGAGGTGTGCCACACATTCGAGAGGTGAAGGATTTTTTGGGTCAAAGCATGTATAAACAGTAGACTACCAAGTGAAAGTGGCGGTGGAGCGACCAGACCTAAGCATCTGCTTACGACGTGGCAAACATAAAGAAATAGATAATACTGCCGAAGCCACTGCAAGTGAAGAATGGTGAGCCGAGAGACAGCCTACCGAAAGCCTCTTGAATAGCTCGCTATTCGCCAGTGATTTGCAAATGGTATTTCAATAGCGCACATGTCTCTTTTGTCACTATCAAGGCAGAGCTCTATACCATGTTGGTTCTAGTGACGGACAGCTGTCTCACTAtttcagagagaggaaccCTCGCCTAGGATTTATGGGGTTGACATATCCCCCAATTTCTCTCCAGGACAAATCTGTGATGAAACAGGATCTGCTTACGTTGGTGTTTCTATCGCTGCTCACGAACATTTACGGTACCACCGAAGGAATGCTGTAGCATTACGTAAAGTGGTACAACATATCACCCTTCCCCCCCACCCCCTTCCTAGTCCCCGTGAACAAGCATTGAAAATTGTAGCACTTTCAGTCTGTATATGTACAGACGGTATCTTGCCCCCAAAAAGTAGACGTGTCATTCTGTAACCCTCATCCAAAGATGATCTATCTGGCAAGGCTTGACAGCATGCAGACAGAGTACGCAAAAAGTACAGGTCGACCGAATTAGACACGTCGCTCTCCCTCATTGTGGAGTGTTCCCGACGAACTACCGCTCAGCTTACTAAAGTTTTCACGTCTCATTGCCTACGCGGCTGCCCCCAGAGACTTTTGGCTTGGCTGCTTCCTGTCGCATCCGCTGCGACGCCAAGGGCCTAGACTCCGGCCTCGGCGAATGCTAAGAATGCGGGGGCAAGCCCCTGGAAAACGGAAGAACATGAGACGGAGCTCATTTTCCTCCCATTTGTCCGGCATGTATTACGGCCCCAACAAGGATGGCTGTCGCGGCCAAGATTCACACCGCGAACCGTTTGTGCCAAAAGCCTACCGGCGACGGTGGCAAGCGCCTTCGCCACGCGCCGTCTGCCAACCGTACAAGGCAGCCCTCAAATGCGCTGTTAGGCTGACG
This portion of the Toxoplasma gondii ME49 chromosome III, whole genome shotgun sequence genome encodes:
- a CDS encoding hypothetical protein (encoded by transcript TGME49_254860); translated protein: MACPGCPLCLGRGTYRLGPRVKLREKLLTQHGLGPSRPSVFAASDALPQHMQGAEDPQTAKEEAQLAWLRRHLLCGLEEQERQTYRCPFCFPAPVSSEREAGEETETGQQDASRFSSHPVFVPVDPARAEAVQQRLHSRLDELGVLVVEELTEEEVVAQFIKKERPAASGLPSGASTENNETFSASTSSPDCALTSPSLSAAHPDSRSSPFSPLAVVAAPPVDLSGLSAANQQIIAQLVRLGYPFERALSAVREAHLSPILHACVEKAEELEANDLSKLLLDLGSVEAREELDIARASRTQKTQERLQLGLTPLWEDAPEFMRKFVAASPLFLSLLTHRTETRLLLHALLRLRDSAVKAYPLAAPAYLRNSDSQLSRLLLCLAREEPPVVNAHHRRLLLRCYRRTKLAERRGGKTQKAENNELGNTQTDASCSLPKSTPCSRRSSSLSSASSSPSCSSSSASPRFSSSPSSASSSSPSSSASSSSSSFSQSSSHRSSSSSPLSSSTPLPFSCMSSGTFPRPGLPRCAVCSEESGYRRWLRRRDCSACSPSLASSQEAEACVEANSGVGVELLEEAERRPRRKEGAFFSPSPGDASTLSCPHEETFVRQKEKEKGRQGAASSVCCGDKAVDTACTQFEETRATLQARRANPLETRAFTTSSVEVAGEGEARDFARSSRPAPGPRRTRLPWELLRQEETETRGGGEETQATHRLRSGRDARDAGEAAERCARGDLGEQKEETKGEERRPGRHAIGWRRTRRGVGALEGDRQGWKSETETERETLTDTRQTTEPEEETTQKSGNGDEAGREVDEETNVSSENEGEKTTLTTRAKEEEECDLLCLEERWKPSPDEDEVKAELLNAFLQEQTEDLQETLFFSNIGSVGAPPRFLSACTRSALLLAFFSSLSASLSVSLNRAAAAPDESEECLDWLDEEREHRREDEKASDPRMHCAPLQRVYLRLHLAVWPPALVFRVEAADTSACAAAASAATLLCPDFPLCRLSASANSAESVATHDQRGGRMDSTASPCSVERSLGTGENAKKTRETTSAEAVADRDGTREETRVAQRGGKAVGVETQKQGNREEKGEREKQEDTELEQDMEKKEENTMDAEREDDDCLIVGEVIAPPRSSVPFSSKLSSDEFSTASREQVPSSHWRNSDRTTFFSGLFENCEDSVSAGNSDDELQRALAASLWTYNREQSKRKRRGLITDFFQPSKKPRASKLCTQRPGASHAAVKRDQKQGRSSSIFKRHSSISRTESRDAGTLRNRQSRQTSAEKTAGFFRAERKEDKREWTEGGEKKEEREKKRNAWGLTREREGGRKQVNFAGGDADRPLAKTTKDAPPGGPQSCPPDISGLSSLDTSNWSSASLLCYHGSPPSPSSPLAPLCSSPSPLSASLSSSAAEPCPLPETQLFAPQGMDVDRLWTRCGAQGEAEEEERVEAEVEKLSVSLCPAFSGSSRGESNESLRGKALESLDSRARGIRRPLVTAVAGKWKLMSCPYTSSFRPFPTLGKRTVRPSSSSASSHSVSADLGSPLRPRVSPMQSLQRQRLALLVSDFSATSDSAKATLLAEMMEELWHAAYADPRLEEGEPDLTEPPAGQTPGEQKPSPVSVHPTASSRLPSSPRAEGGGAVDGEAHAQREREESTFGGGRAEERREKGRSLCFSATAGAPEVEARAPQNSDTVRLDSEACGADAYLLTGAFRESSKETKVTPAFLLRTGNWIQASCFLSSRMRENIQRICMKRNKGRKSDAHDKGEDEKNTGERDDALQSDDDAVECIGGSALSGFLPRRISPENVEED